A stretch of Allostreptomyces psammosilenae DNA encodes these proteins:
- the ngg gene encoding N-acetylglutaminylglutamine synthetase: MSATQEPGTHAQHRATLPDAGAPAPAPTPPPARDVVLECGWGRLVFGHTFADLAAVLDALRVEAAGHRDICMYVTDPHVLVSQAPDQLFVDPSYTYRLRLRDEVGAATGPRPAPAAPPDDTGVLVRPVASPEDVAETNRIYAACRMVTADPDQVWKNREDATFHYLVAEDRRSGAVVGTVTGVDHVRAFGDPYGGCSLWCLAVDPQTTLPGVGRALVCALVEHYRAAGRDHLDLSVLHDNAPAIALYHKLGFERVPVFCVKRKNPINEPLFAGPPDAAFERLNPYARVIADEARRRGIAVEVLDPEWGEMRLAHGGRRIVTRESLSELTTAVAMSRCDDKRVTRRILAEAGLRVPRGRTAGEEPGEEDLAFLEEVGEVVVKPARGEQGRGITVGVRDPDELRRAVRAAHAHCPDVLLEELAHGEDLRVVVIGHEVVAAAVRRPAHVVGTGRHTVRELVRAQSRRRAAATGGESRIPLDEDTAATARAGGYEMDDVLPRDVELAVRRTANLHTGGTIHDVTADLHPVLAEVAVRASRAIDIPVTGLDLLVPAVDEPEYVLIEANERPGLANHEPQPVVQRFVDLLFPSTRATPWSAAPSRPRAAPHDHRAG; the protein is encoded by the coding sequence GTGAGCGCGACCCAGGAACCCGGAACCCACGCCCAGCACCGGGCGACACTCCCCGACGCCGGCGCCCCGGCACCCGCACCCACCCCGCCCCCGGCCCGCGACGTCGTGCTGGAGTGCGGATGGGGGCGGCTGGTCTTCGGCCACACCTTCGCCGACCTGGCCGCGGTGCTCGACGCGCTGCGGGTCGAGGCGGCCGGGCACCGCGACATCTGCATGTACGTCACCGACCCGCACGTACTGGTCTCGCAGGCCCCCGACCAGCTGTTCGTCGACCCCTCCTACACCTACCGGCTGCGGCTGCGCGACGAGGTCGGCGCCGCCACCGGACCGCGCCCGGCCCCGGCGGCCCCGCCCGACGACACCGGGGTGCTGGTCCGCCCGGTCGCCAGCCCCGAGGACGTGGCGGAGACCAACCGCATCTACGCGGCCTGCCGCATGGTCACCGCCGACCCCGACCAGGTGTGGAAGAACCGGGAGGACGCGACCTTCCACTACCTGGTCGCCGAGGACCGGCGCAGCGGCGCCGTGGTCGGCACCGTCACCGGCGTCGACCACGTGCGGGCCTTCGGCGACCCGTACGGCGGGTGCAGCCTGTGGTGCCTGGCCGTCGACCCGCAGACCACCCTGCCCGGCGTCGGCAGGGCGCTGGTGTGCGCCCTGGTCGAGCACTACCGCGCCGCCGGCCGCGACCACCTGGACCTGTCGGTCCTGCACGACAACGCCCCGGCCATCGCGCTGTACCACAAGCTCGGCTTCGAGCGGGTGCCCGTCTTCTGCGTGAAACGGAAGAACCCGATCAACGAGCCGCTGTTCGCCGGTCCCCCGGACGCCGCGTTCGAACGGTTGAACCCCTACGCCCGGGTGATCGCCGACGAGGCGCGCCGGCGCGGCATCGCCGTGGAGGTCCTCGACCCCGAGTGGGGCGAGATGCGCCTGGCGCACGGCGGGCGCCGGATCGTCACCCGCGAGTCGCTCTCCGAGCTGACCACGGCGGTGGCGATGAGCCGCTGCGACGACAAGCGGGTCACCCGGCGCATCCTCGCCGAGGCCGGCCTGCGGGTGCCCCGGGGCCGCACCGCCGGGGAGGAACCCGGCGAGGAGGACCTGGCCTTCCTGGAGGAGGTCGGCGAGGTCGTGGTCAAACCCGCCCGCGGCGAGCAGGGACGCGGCATCACGGTCGGCGTCCGCGACCCGGACGAGCTGCGCCGGGCGGTCCGGGCGGCCCACGCGCACTGCCCCGACGTGCTGCTGGAGGAGCTGGCCCACGGAGAGGACCTGCGGGTGGTGGTGATCGGCCACGAGGTGGTGGCCGCGGCGGTGCGGCGGCCGGCGCACGTCGTCGGCACCGGCCGGCACACCGTCCGGGAACTGGTGCGCGCGCAGAGCCGGCGCCGCGCGGCGGCCACCGGCGGGGAGTCCCGCATCCCGCTGGACGAGGACACCGCCGCCACCGCGCGGGCCGGGGGCTACGAGATGGACGACGTGCTGCCGCGCGACGTCGAACTCGCGGTGCGCCGCACCGCGAACCTGCACACCGGCGGCACCATCCACGACGTGACCGCCGACCTGCACCCGGTGCTGGCCGAGGTCGCGGTACGGGCCAGCCGGGCCATCGACATACCGGTCACCGGGCTCGACCTGCTGGTGCCGGCGGTGGACGAGCCGGAGTACGTGCTGATCGAGGCCAACGAGCGGCCGGGCCTGGCCAACCACGAACCGCAGCCGGTGGTGCAGCGCTTCGTCGACCTGCTGTTCCCCAGCACCCGGGCCACGCCGTGGTCCGCCGCGCCGTCCCGCCCCCGGGCCGCCCCGCACGACCACCGCGCCGGCTGA
- a CDS encoding MFS transporter, whose amino-acid sequence MESQPDPPPPARSTPVSPARTEDGAPAAQVSLRRIAPSAFGPTLVFEIGQGAAAPVVALAARDLGASVGTAGLVVVLLGVGRIAGTLPAGVLAARFGERRAMLGAALVAAAAVAGCALAGRVGLLAVCVAVYGMCEATFALARQSYLTEVVPARLRARAMSTLGGVARIGVFLGPFAGALVLAGGDVRSAFWVSLAASLAAAVVVLVVRPLPPPATPTPAGDAAEPGAGGGDGDGGGGGAGSEPTLRSVLWSYRRVLATLGVAVVMVGAVRASRQAVLPLWADQMQVDAATVSVVFGVSAAVDMLLFYPAGYLMDRFGRLAVGVPSMLLLGAGHALLPLTDSLTGLAVVAMLLGFGNGMGSGLLMTIGADVSPRRGRAAFLSAWRLCADSGNALGPLLVSAAAAAGSLTAGVLGMAGVGLVAAGALAVSLRRVRLRAP is encoded by the coding sequence GTGGAATCCCAGCCGGATCCGCCCCCGCCCGCGCGGTCGACCCCCGTCTCCCCCGCCCGCACCGAGGACGGCGCGCCGGCCGCGCAGGTGTCGCTGCGCCGGATCGCGCCGTCGGCGTTCGGTCCCACGCTGGTCTTCGAGATCGGCCAGGGCGCGGCGGCCCCGGTGGTGGCGCTGGCGGCGCGGGACCTCGGGGCCTCCGTCGGCACCGCCGGGCTGGTGGTGGTGCTGCTGGGCGTGGGGCGGATCGCCGGGACGCTGCCGGCGGGGGTGCTGGCGGCCCGGTTCGGGGAGCGCCGGGCGATGCTGGGGGCCGCGCTGGTGGCGGCGGCGGCCGTCGCCGGGTGCGCGCTGGCCGGCCGGGTGGGGCTGCTGGCGGTGTGCGTGGCGGTGTACGGGATGTGCGAGGCCACCTTCGCGCTGGCCAGGCAGTCCTACCTGACCGAGGTGGTGCCGGCGCGGCTGCGGGCCCGGGCGATGTCCACGCTGGGCGGGGTGGCCCGGATCGGGGTGTTCCTCGGCCCGTTCGCCGGCGCGCTGGTGCTGGCCGGCGGCGACGTGCGGTCGGCGTTCTGGGTGTCGCTCGCCGCCTCGCTGGCGGCGGCCGTGGTGGTGCTGGTGGTGCGGCCGTTGCCGCCGCCGGCGACGCCGACACCGGCGGGGGACGCGGCGGAGCCGGGCGCCGGGGGCGGGGACGGAGACGGGGGCGGGGGCGGGGCGGGGAGCGAGCCGACGCTGCGCTCGGTGCTGTGGTCCTACCGCCGGGTGCTGGCGACCCTCGGGGTGGCCGTGGTCATGGTCGGCGCGGTGCGGGCGAGCCGGCAGGCGGTGCTGCCGCTGTGGGCCGACCAGATGCAGGTGGACGCGGCCACGGTCAGCGTGGTCTTCGGCGTCTCCGCGGCGGTCGACATGCTGCTGTTCTATCCGGCCGGCTATCTGATGGATCGTTTCGGCAGGCTGGCCGTCGGGGTGCCCTCGATGCTCCTGCTCGGCGCCGGGCACGCCCTGCTGCCGCTCACCGACTCGCTCACCGGGCTCGCCGTGGTGGCGATGCTGCTGGGCTTCGGCAACGGGATGGGCAGCGGGCTGCTGATGACGATCGGCGCCGACGTCTCCCCCCGGCGCGGTCGCGCGGCGTTCCTGTCCGCCTGGCGGTTGTGCGCGGACTCCGGCAACGCCCTCGGACCGCTGCTGGTGTCGGCGGCCGCCGCCGCGGGGAGCCTGACCGCCGGGGTGCTCGGCATGGCCGGCGTCGGCCTCGTCGCCGCGGGGGCGCTCGCTGTGTCTCTTAGGCGTGTGCGCCTCCGGGCCCCTTAG
- a CDS encoding osmoprotectant NAGGN system M42 family peptidase, with protein sequence MTPPPIDTDYLRDTLMDLLLTPSPSGRTGAVMQLIGEHIAALGLPMSVTRRGLLRTTLPGDRSDVGRAVVVHADTIGCMVKRLKDNGRLEVVPVGTHSARFAEGAHVTIFLDDLDRRYTGTVLPLMASGHTYGDEVDTQGVGWPLVEIRVDEPVTSAADLVALGIQVGDFVALDAAPQLTPAGYVKSRHLDDKAGVAALLAAVKAVRAAGRSLPVDAHLLVTVGEEIGMGATHGLDDTVAELVAVDNAVIAPGQRSSAFAANIAMMDSTGPFDYHLTRRLIRLAEEHGIPVRRDIFNHYRSDAAPAIESGLECRAALVGFGVDASHGHERTHLDGLVRVAELLAVYLTSELTFRQFDLTAEGSLEDFPSVSVQPAEPEPLLPPRERNG encoded by the coding sequence ATGACCCCGCCCCCCATCGACACCGACTACCTGCGCGACACCCTCATGGACCTGCTGCTCACCCCCAGCCCCTCCGGGCGCACCGGGGCGGTGATGCAACTGATCGGGGAGCACATCGCCGCCCTGGGCCTGCCCATGTCGGTGACCCGGCGCGGCCTGCTGCGCACCACCCTGCCGGGCGACCGGTCCGACGTCGGCCGCGCGGTGGTGGTGCACGCCGACACCATCGGGTGCATGGTCAAGCGGCTCAAGGACAACGGCCGCCTGGAGGTGGTGCCGGTCGGCACGCACAGCGCCCGGTTCGCCGAGGGGGCGCACGTGACGATCTTCCTGGACGACCTGGACCGCCGGTACACCGGAACGGTGCTGCCGCTGATGGCCAGCGGGCACACCTACGGGGACGAGGTGGACACCCAGGGCGTCGGCTGGCCGCTGGTGGAGATCCGGGTGGACGAGCCGGTCACCAGCGCGGCCGACCTCGTGGCGCTCGGCATCCAGGTGGGCGACTTCGTGGCGCTGGACGCCGCGCCGCAGCTCACCCCCGCCGGATACGTCAAGTCCCGGCACCTGGACGACAAGGCCGGGGTGGCGGCGCTGCTCGCGGCGGTCAAGGCGGTGCGCGCGGCGGGGCGGTCGCTGCCGGTCGACGCGCACCTGCTGGTCACCGTCGGCGAGGAGATCGGCATGGGCGCCACCCACGGCCTCGACGACACGGTGGCCGAACTGGTGGCGGTGGACAACGCGGTCATCGCGCCGGGGCAGCGCTCCAGCGCGTTCGCCGCGAACATCGCGATGATGGACTCGACCGGCCCGTTCGACTACCACCTGACCCGCCGGCTGATCCGGCTGGCCGAGGAGCACGGCATCCCGGTCCGGCGGGACATCTTCAACCACTACCGCAGCGACGCGGCACCGGCGATCGAGTCCGGCCTGGAGTGCCGGGCGGCGCTGGTCGGCTTCGGCGTGGACGCCAGCCACGGCCACGAGCGCACCCACCTGGACGGGCTGGTGCGGGTGGCCGAACTGCTCGCGGTCTACCTGACCTCGGAGCTGACCTTCCGCCAGTTCGACCTCACCGCGGAGGGCTCCCTGGAGGACTTCCCCAGCGTGTCGGTGCAGCCGGCCGAACCGGAACCGCTGCTGCCCCCGCGCGAGCGGAACGGCTGA
- a CDS encoding ScbA/BarX family gamma-butyrolactone biosynthesis protein — protein sequence MQEHQLSFERTVKRSLVHRRAVNEVFVTDLRDVDSSTFLVGAQLPMSHAYFLDHASGPPRYTLPLLTECCRQAATIVAHERHGVPFDWTFLMMDTSARLTNTAPLLVGERPTELTITVGTEVTTSRGGEVRGLRHTFAMAIGGERVGHGDSVTRYVTNEEYEFMRAAGRTGTPPLSTTLPETVGGLVVPYLVGRRDPRNVVLADCHTTEDGALQARLAVSGRHPTYFDHPLDHYTGMVLTEAAIQAGALAAAAEGEPAVNTTVVGLEAGFKQFLELDDDVVVRARAGKPEDDADVGRVLPVEIEFTQGGAERARVRLLTTSDGERSWR from the coding sequence GTGCAGGAGCATCAACTCAGCTTCGAACGCACGGTCAAGCGATCTCTCGTACATCGGCGTGCGGTCAACGAGGTCTTCGTCACCGACCTGCGGGACGTGGACTCCTCGACCTTCCTGGTCGGCGCGCAGCTGCCGATGTCCCACGCCTACTTCCTGGACCACGCCAGCGGGCCGCCGCGGTACACCCTGCCGCTGCTGACCGAGTGCTGCCGGCAGGCCGCCACCATCGTGGCCCACGAACGGCACGGCGTGCCGTTCGACTGGACCTTCCTGATGATGGACACCTCGGCCCGGCTGACCAACACCGCGCCGCTGCTGGTCGGCGAGCGGCCGACCGAGCTGACCATCACCGTCGGCACGGAGGTGACCACCTCCCGGGGCGGCGAGGTGCGCGGTCTGCGGCACACCTTCGCCATGGCGATCGGCGGGGAGCGCGTCGGCCACGGGGACAGCGTCACCCGGTACGTGACCAACGAGGAGTACGAGTTCATGCGGGCCGCCGGGCGCACCGGCACCCCGCCGCTGTCGACCACGCTGCCGGAGACGGTGGGCGGCCTCGTCGTGCCCTACCTGGTGGGGCGGAGGGATCCGCGCAACGTCGTGCTGGCCGACTGCCACACCACCGAGGACGGCGCGCTCCAGGCCCGTCTCGCCGTCTCGGGTCGGCACCCGACGTACTTCGACCACCCGCTCGACCACTACACCGGGATGGTGCTGACCGAGGCCGCCATCCAGGCGGGGGCGCTGGCCGCCGCGGCGGAGGGCGAGCCCGCGGTGAACACCACCGTGGTCGGTCTGGAAGCGGGCTTCAAGCAGTTCCTGGAACTGGACGACGACGTCGTCGTCCGCGCCCGAGCGGGCAAGCCGGAGGACGACGCGGACGTCGGCCGGGTCCTCCCGGTGGAGATCGAGTTCACGCAGGGCGGGGCCGAACGGGCTCGGGTGCGCCTGCTGACGACTAGTGACGGGGAGCGCTCATGGCGTTGA
- a CDS encoding VOC family protein codes for MRLVCVLDCADPDRLAAFWAAALRYRRQGDGPAAQYVSLLDPLGRGPELLLQRVPEPKDGKNRMHLDLRVPGAEGELDRLLRIGATRLRGPFDEDGWVTTVLADPEGNEFCLVVPPEGPERSAAA; via the coding sequence ATGAGACTCGTCTGTGTACTCGACTGCGCCGATCCGGACCGGCTCGCCGCCTTCTGGGCCGCCGCCCTGCGCTACCGGCGCCAGGGCGACGGTCCCGCCGCCCAGTACGTCTCCCTCCTGGATCCCCTGGGCCGCGGCCCGGAGCTGCTGCTGCAGCGGGTGCCCGAGCCCAAGGACGGCAAGAACCGGATGCACCTGGACCTGCGCGTGCCGGGCGCCGAGGGCGAGCTGGACCGGCTGCTCCGGATCGGCGCCACCCGGCTGCGCGGCCCCTTCGACGAGGACGGCTGGGTGACGACCGTCCTCGCCGATCCCGAGGGCAACGAGTTCTGCCTGGTCGTCCCGCCCGAAGGGCCGGAACGCTCGGCCGCCGCCTGA
- the ggt gene encoding gamma-glutamyltransferase, producing the protein MTGPLRRRTFLTSTGALGAGAVIGAGAPAARASAPPAPGATTTRTTPVAAPGAGTVAVGEAGVVATVDADATRIAVELLAAGRNAVDAAVAAAAALGVTEPYSCGLGGGGYFVFLEGRTGRVRTLDGRETAPARMRRDSFLDPATGRPVPFAEAVTSGLSVGVPGTLLTWATALELWGSLSLARALEPAARLAEEGFVVDATFRQQTADNEARFRRFPDTVELFLPGGRLPEVGSRMYNPDLAATYRTIARRGVGWLYGGRLGTEVARTAARPPVAPGDSVRPGLLADGDLARYRVLRRDPTRIRYRGREVYGMASSSSGGSTVGEALNILERFDLAAADEVTARHLYLEACRLAFADRNRWVGDPEFVEVPREELLSDEYAAERACLISPDRALTSPVAPGDPTDDLSACPPAGVGAAGEPYEGRSTTHLVVADRWGNVVAYNLTIEQTGGSGITVPGRGFILNNELTDFSFAPLFEGVPDPNLPAPGKRPRSSMAPTIVTERGRPLLACGTPGGATIITTVLQLLTDRLDRGLSLPDAMAAPRWSQRNNATTQGEPEALASPVAEGLTALGHSFAATPEIGAASALEFLGDGRGVMAVAEPRRRGGGAAGAA; encoded by the coding sequence ATGACCGGTCCGCTTCGTCGCCGCACCTTCCTGACCAGCACCGGCGCCCTCGGCGCCGGTGCCGTCATCGGGGCGGGAGCCCCCGCCGCCCGGGCCTCGGCGCCGCCGGCCCCCGGCGCGACGACGACCCGGACCACCCCGGTCGCCGCCCCCGGGGCGGGCACCGTGGCCGTCGGCGAGGCCGGCGTGGTGGCCACCGTGGACGCGGACGCGACCCGGATCGCGGTGGAGCTGCTGGCCGCCGGCCGCAACGCGGTGGACGCGGCGGTGGCCGCCGCCGCGGCCCTGGGCGTCACCGAGCCCTACTCCTGCGGGCTGGGCGGCGGCGGGTACTTCGTCTTCCTGGAGGGCCGCACCGGGCGGGTGCGCACCCTCGACGGCCGGGAGACCGCCCCGGCCCGGATGCGCCGCGACTCCTTCCTGGACCCGGCCACCGGCCGGCCGGTACCGTTCGCGGAGGCGGTCACCTCGGGCCTGTCGGTCGGCGTGCCCGGGACCCTGCTCACCTGGGCCACCGCGCTGGAGCTGTGGGGCTCCCTCAGCCTCGCCCGGGCCCTGGAGCCGGCGGCCCGGCTGGCCGAGGAGGGCTTCGTGGTGGACGCGACCTTCCGGCAGCAGACCGCGGACAACGAGGCGCGCTTCCGCCGCTTCCCGGACACCGTGGAGCTGTTCCTGCCCGGCGGGCGGCTGCCCGAGGTCGGCAGCCGGATGTACAACCCCGACCTGGCCGCCACCTACCGCACCATCGCCCGCCGCGGGGTGGGCTGGCTGTACGGCGGGCGGCTGGGCACCGAGGTGGCCCGCACCGCCGCGCGCCCGCCGGTGGCCCCGGGCGACTCGGTCCGTCCCGGCCTGCTGGCCGACGGCGACCTCGCCCGCTACCGGGTGCTGCGGCGCGACCCGACCCGGATCCGCTACCGCGGGCGCGAGGTGTACGGCATGGCGTCCTCCTCCTCCGGCGGCAGCACGGTCGGCGAGGCGCTGAACATCCTGGAGCGCTTCGACCTCGCGGCGGCGGACGAGGTCACGGCCCGCCACCTGTACCTGGAGGCCTGCAGGCTGGCCTTCGCCGACCGCAACCGCTGGGTCGGCGACCCGGAGTTCGTCGAGGTCCCCCGCGAGGAGCTGCTCTCCGACGAGTACGCCGCCGAGCGGGCCTGCCTGATCTCCCCGGACCGCGCGCTCACCTCGCCGGTGGCGCCGGGGGATCCCACCGACGACCTCTCGGCCTGCCCCCCGGCCGGGGTGGGCGCGGCCGGCGAACCGTACGAGGGCCGCTCCACCACCCACCTGGTGGTCGCCGACCGCTGGGGCAACGTGGTCGCCTACAACCTGACCATCGAGCAGACCGGCGGGTCGGGCATCACGGTGCCGGGCCGCGGCTTCATCCTGAACAACGAGCTGACCGACTTCTCCTTCGCCCCGCTCTTCGAGGGGGTGCCGGATCCCAACCTGCCGGCGCCGGGCAAGCGGCCGCGCAGCTCGATGGCGCCGACCATCGTGACCGAGCGCGGCCGGCCCCTGCTGGCCTGCGGCACCCCCGGCGGCGCGACGATCATCACCACGGTGCTCCAGCTGCTCACCGACCGGCTCGACCGCGGCCTGTCCCTGCCGGACGCGATGGCCGCGCCGCGCTGGTCGCAGCGGAACAACGCGACCACGCAGGGCGAGCCGGAGGCGCTGGCCTCGCCGGTCGCGGAGGGCCTGACCGCCCTCGGCCACTCCTTCGCCGCCACCCCGGAGATCGGTGCCGCCTCCGCCCTGGAGTTCCTCGGCGACGGCCGGGGCGTCATGGCGGTGGCCGAACCGCGCCGCCGCGGCGGCGGGGCCGCCGGAGCCGCCTGA
- a CDS encoding N-acetylglutaminylglutamine amidotransferase — MCGLSGEIRFDGRPADTAAVERMSGALRRRGPDGGGAWSEGPGGPVALAHRRLSIIDLSERGAQPMVDEDGGLVAVFNGCVYNYRPLRDELAAAGHRFTSTSDTEVLLKAYRQWGEDFVDHLVGMFAVAIVDRRTGRLVLARDRLGIKPLYLAETPGRLRFASSLPALLRAGDVDTDIDPVALHHYLTWHAVVPAPRTLLRGVRKLPPATVRVVEADGRSRERRYWQPEYTRDPAHAAMGADEWREAVHDALRTAVERRLVADVPVGVLLSGGLDSSLIVALLAEAGQHGLRTFSIGFEEAGGERGDEFQWSDIVAERFGTAHHRIHIGGDRLLPALDDAVTAMSEPMVSHDAVAFFLLSQEVSRHVKVVQSGQGADEVFAGYHWYPPLAGLDRGETVDAYARAFFDRDHAGVAGVVNPEHLCDHDASREFAAAHLTAPGAETALDAALRLDTHVMLVDDPVKRLDNMTMAWGLEARVPFLDTDLVQLAARMPPEHKLASGGKGVLKDVARTVLPAEVIDRPKGYFPVPALKFLRGPVLERVREALTAPQAKQRALFRPSYVDDLLARPNEELTPLRGNKLWQLGLLEMWLQAQDVR, encoded by the coding sequence GTGTGCGGACTCAGCGGCGAGATCAGGTTCGACGGCCGACCAGCGGACACCGCGGCCGTGGAACGGATGTCGGGCGCCCTGCGGCGCCGTGGGCCGGACGGCGGAGGGGCCTGGTCGGAGGGACCCGGCGGCCCGGTCGCCCTGGCCCACCGCCGGCTCAGCATCATCGACCTGTCCGAACGCGGCGCCCAGCCGATGGTGGACGAGGACGGCGGCCTGGTGGCCGTGTTCAACGGGTGCGTGTACAACTACCGGCCGCTCCGTGACGAGCTCGCCGCGGCCGGCCACCGCTTCACCTCCACCAGCGACACCGAGGTGCTGCTCAAGGCGTACCGGCAGTGGGGCGAGGACTTCGTCGACCACCTCGTCGGCATGTTCGCCGTGGCCATCGTGGACCGGCGCACCGGGCGGCTGGTGCTCGCCCGCGACCGCCTCGGCATCAAGCCGCTCTACCTCGCCGAGACCCCCGGCCGGCTCCGCTTCGCCTCCAGCCTGCCCGCCCTGCTGCGCGCCGGAGACGTGGACACCGACATCGACCCGGTCGCGCTGCACCACTACCTGACCTGGCACGCCGTCGTCCCCGCCCCGCGCACCCTGCTGCGCGGCGTGCGCAAGCTGCCCCCGGCGACGGTCCGCGTCGTGGAGGCCGATGGCCGCAGCAGGGAACGCCGCTACTGGCAGCCGGAGTACACCCGGGACCCGGCGCACGCCGCCATGGGCGCCGACGAGTGGCGCGAGGCCGTCCACGACGCGCTGCGCACCGCGGTCGAGCGCCGCCTGGTCGCCGACGTGCCGGTGGGCGTGCTGCTCTCCGGCGGCCTGGACTCCAGCCTGATCGTGGCGCTGCTCGCGGAGGCCGGCCAGCACGGCCTGCGCACCTTCAGCATCGGTTTCGAGGAGGCGGGCGGCGAGCGGGGCGACGAGTTCCAGTGGTCCGACATCGTCGCGGAGCGCTTCGGGACGGCCCACCACCGCATCCACATCGGCGGCGACCGGCTGCTCCCGGCGCTGGACGACGCCGTCACGGCGATGAGCGAGCCCATGGTCAGCCATGACGCCGTCGCGTTCTTCCTGCTGTCGCAGGAGGTGTCCCGGCACGTCAAGGTGGTGCAGTCCGGGCAGGGCGCCGACGAGGTCTTCGCCGGATACCACTGGTATCCGCCACTGGCCGGGCTGGACCGCGGGGAGACCGTGGACGCCTACGCCCGCGCCTTCTTCGACCGCGACCACGCCGGCGTCGCCGGGGTCGTCAACCCGGAGCACCTGTGCGACCACGACGCCAGCCGGGAGTTCGCGGCCGCCCACCTGACCGCGCCCGGCGCCGAGACCGCCCTGGACGCCGCCCTCCGCCTGGACACCCACGTGATGCTGGTGGACGACCCGGTCAAGCGGCTGGACAACATGACCATGGCCTGGGGCCTGGAGGCCCGCGTGCCGTTCCTGGACACCGACCTGGTGCAGCTCGCGGCCCGGATGCCACCGGAGCACAAGCTGGCCTCCGGCGGAAAGGGCGTGCTCAAGGACGTCGCCCGCACGGTGCTGCCCGCCGAGGTCATCGACCGCCCCAAGGGCTACTTCCCGGTGCCGGCCCTGAAGTTCCTGCGCGGACCGGTGCTGGAACGGGTCCGCGAGGCGCTGACCGCCCCCCAGGCCAAGCAGCGCGCGCTGTTCCGCCCCTCCTACGTCGACGACCTGCTGGCCCGGCCCAACGAGGAACTGACACCGCTGCGCGGCAACAAGCTGTGGCAGCTCGGCCTGCTGGAGATGTGGCTCCAGGCCCAGGACGTGCGGTGA
- a CDS encoding SGNH/GDSL hydrolase family protein has protein sequence MRPDLTRPNASYLALGDSFTEGLHDEVGPLGRHRGWADRVADALAAHHGGLRYANLAVRGRLLDQVVAEQLPVALRRAPELVSFHAGGNDVLRPRVDVDAVVARYEAAVGRLRARGGAVLLFTVIERAGGSGRTAERLAARFARFNASVRAVAERHGCLLVDAAAHPVFTDRRLWHEDRLHLGPAGHARMAAAVLEALEVTEPALLGGEPGWWRLPLAAAGPRDRGADLAADLLWVRRHLLPWVGRRLRGVSSGDALLPKQPEPIHLAPPVLPPPARPTSTATTD, from the coding sequence GTGCGACCCGATCTGACCCGACCGAACGCCAGCTACCTCGCCCTGGGCGACTCCTTCACCGAGGGCCTGCACGACGAGGTGGGCCCGCTCGGCCGGCACCGGGGCTGGGCCGACCGGGTCGCCGACGCGCTCGCCGCCCACCACGGGGGGTTGCGCTACGCCAACCTCGCCGTGCGCGGCCGACTGCTGGACCAGGTGGTCGCCGAGCAGCTGCCCGTGGCGCTGCGCCGGGCGCCGGAGCTGGTGTCCTTCCACGCGGGCGGCAACGACGTGCTCCGCCCGCGGGTCGACGTGGACGCGGTGGTCGCCCGGTACGAGGCGGCCGTCGGACGGCTGCGCGCCCGGGGCGGCGCCGTGCTGCTGTTCACGGTCATCGAGCGGGCCGGCGGCAGCGGCCGCACCGCGGAGCGCCTGGCGGCCCGGTTCGCCCGGTTCAACGCGTCGGTGCGCGCGGTGGCCGAGCGCCACGGCTGCCTGCTGGTGGACGCCGCCGCGCACCCCGTCTTCACCGACCGCCGGCTCTGGCACGAGGACCGCCTGCACCTCGGGCCCGCCGGGCACGCCCGGATGGCCGCGGCCGTGCTGGAGGCGCTGGAGGTGACGGAGCCCGCACTGCTCGGCGGTGAGCCGGGCTGGTGGCGCCTGCCGCTGGCCGCCGCCGGCCCCCGCGACCGTGGCGCGGACCTGGCGGCGGACCTGCTGTGGGTCCGCCGCCACCTGCTGCCCTGGGTCGGGCGCCGCCTGCGCGGGGTCTCCAGCGGGGACGCCCTGCTGCCCAAGCAGCCCGAGCCGATCCACCTGGCGCCCCCGGTGCTCCCGCCGCCCGCGCGCCCCACCTCCACGGCCACCACCGACTGA